A single Papilio machaon chromosome 12, ilPapMach1.1, whole genome shotgun sequence DNA region contains:
- the LOC123721530 gene encoding uncharacterized protein LOC123721530, which yields MDKYLRPERFDIDPSDSSGTRAWIHWRKTFESFISVQKPTAPETDAQSVPPPEKWDCIKFQLLVNHISPNIYTYISEATNYEEAITILQKLYVKPKNLIFARHMLATRKQRPEESIDTYLQALKLLSKDCDFATVDAETNKNDSVRDAFISGISSHKIRQRLLENLTLTLDQAYNQALSLETAEINSQSFNTLSLNVVSPKEPTLVSPKPQTKHDETCSSVNYPRRRKCFFCGGQIHPRKNCPAFEKTCQLCNKKGHFATVCRSSSKPINSMVERTEDLSACITAASPSSLRKATVPAYIRGIRAEALLDTGSSISFINDSFARLCGFKRKSCNQTISMASLNHTSQVEGQTLQTLKIGNHTYDNVNLLIVKNLCADIIIGHDVLEEHSSLEFSFGGPKHPLQVCNVAEASVPAVPLFANVSPNCKPIAIKSRRHSKEDSEFITEEIRNLLAEGVIEESKSPWRAQVLITKSKTHRKRLVIDYSQTINRFTELDAYPLPNIEDLVSKVAKNTFFSLIDLKSAYHQVPILPEERKFTAFEALGNLYQFRRIPFGVTNGVSSFQRTIDWIIRKEKLQNTYAYLDDITICGRTLEEHDHNLESFVNAAKKYGLTLNIQKCKFSQDSINILGYNIQNHIIKPDSERLKPLINLPPPSDLPTLRRTLVETDASDHSIAAVLTQDCRPVAFFSRTLTQSERNHSAIEKEAYAIVESLKKWRHFLIDGRETTVSNRHLAPLGSEGVDLRIDNEHTTDYHNVAEPLPETEDQNFEIPSSNETGPVELDNSRELETELPSSPPSEPTLRRSDRVRKIPEFLKDYVLK from the exons ATGGACAAATATCTTCGCCCTGAAAGGTTTGATATCGACCCGTCAGATAGCTCTGGTACGAGAGCTTGGATACACTGGCGTAAGACTTTCGAAAGCTTCATTTCCGTGCAGAAACCGACCGCTCCAGAAACAGATGCACAGTCGGTTCCTCCGCCAGAAAAATGGGACTGCATAAAGTTTCAGCTTTTAGTAAATCATATATCACCaaatatctatacatatataagcGAAGCTACGAACTACGAAGAAGCGATCACTATTCTGCAAAAACTGTATGTAAAAccaaaaaatctgatttttgCTAGACACATGTTAGCAACAAGGAAACAACGACCAGAAGAAAgtattgatacatatttacaagCTTTGAAACTACTTTCAAAAGATTGTGACTTTGCGACTGTTGATGcagaaacaaacaaaaacgaTAGCGTGCGTGATGCTTTCATATCCGGCATATCATCGCATAAAATCAGACAAAGGCTTTTAGAAAACTTAACTCTAACACTTGATCAAGCTTACAACCAAGCACTCTCTCTAGAAACTGCAGAGATCAACTCCCAAAGCTTCAATACTCTGTCTTTAAATGTTGTTTCCCCAAAAGAACCAACATTAGTCTCTCCAAAACCACAAACTAAGCACGACGAGACCTGCTCTTCTGTTAATTATCCTCGACGTcgaaaatgtttcttttgtgGGGGACAAATACATCCTCGTAAGAACTGCCCTGCATTTGAAAAGACTTGTCAGCTCTGCAACAAGAAGGGGCACTTTGCCACTGTTTGCAGAAGCTCTTCTAAACCTATAAATTCTATGGTAGAAAGGACTGAAGATCTTTCCGCTTGTATCACTGCAGCTTCACCTTCTTCATTACGTAAAGCTACTGTACCCGCTTATATTCGAGGAATAAGAGCAGAAGCACTTCTCGACACCGGTAGCTCcatcagttttataaatgacAGTTTTGCAAGACTATGCGGGTTCAAAAGAAAATCCTGCAATCAGACTATTTCTATGGCCTCTCTTAATCATACTTCACAAGTAGAAGGTCAAACTTTGCAAACTCTGAAAATCGGAAATCATACATATGATAACGTGAATCTTCTTATCGTGAAAAATCTTTGTGCTGACATAATTATCGGCCATGACGTCCTCGAAGAACATTCATCGCTAGAGTTCTCTTTCGGTGGGCCAAAACATCCACTTCAAGTATGTAACGTGGCTGAAGCATCAGTACCAGCTGTACCGCTTTTTGCGAATGTATCTCCCAACTGTAAACCTATTGCTATTAAATCTCGAAGGCACAGCAAAGAGGATAGTGAATTTATTACAGAGGAAATCAGAAATCTTTTAGCAGAAGGGGTGATTGAAGAAAGTAAATCACCATGGAGGGCCCAAGTCCTAATAACAAAAAGCAAAACTCATAGAAAACGCCTTGTGATTGATTACTCTCAGACAATTAATCGTTTCACGGAACTCGACGCGTACCCTTTACCAAACATTGAGGACTTAGTTTCGAAAGTGGCaaagaatacatttttcaGCCTAATAGACCTGAAAAGCGCGTACCATCAAGTACCTATACTACCCGAAGAAAGGAAATTTACCGCTTTTGAAGCGCTGGGAAATTTGTACCAATTCAGGCGTATTCCTTTTGGAGTAACAAATGGTGTTTCGAGCTTCCAACGAACAATCGATTggattataagaaaagagaagCTTCAAAACACATATGCGTATCTTGATGATATAACTATTTGTGGCCGTACTCTTGAAGAACACGATCATAACTTAGAAAGTTTTGTGAATGCCGCAAAGAAATACGGTTTAACACtgaatatacaaaaatgtaaattttctcaagattcaataaatattctaGGCTATAATATTCAAAACCACATAATCAAACCTGACAGTGAGCGACTCAAGCCACTGATTAATTTGCCTCCACCAAGCGATTTACCGACCTTAAGAAGGACACTCG TCGAAACTGACGCATCTGACCATTCTATTGCGGCAGTACTCACGCAAGATTGTAGACCTGTAGCTTTCTTCTCGAGGACTTTGACTCAAAGCGAACGAAACCATTCAGCTATTGAGAAAGAAGCCTACGCGATCGTTGAATCTTTGAAGAAATGGAGACATTTCCTTATTG ATGGCCGAGAAACAACGGTGTCGAATCGTCATCTAGCACCATTGGGTTCAGAAGGGGTAGATCTGCGAATAGATAATGAACACACTACTGATTATCATAATGTCGCAGAACCACTTCCGGAAACAGAGGACCAGAACTTCGAGATTCCTTCATCTAATGAAACGGGACCTGTGGAACTTGATAATAGCAGAGAGCTAGAGACCGAGTTACCATCATCACCACCGTCGGAGCCAACACTTCGTAGATCTGACCGCGTCCGTAAAATAccagaatttttaaaagattatgttttaaaatag